From one Alicyclobacillus acidocaldarius subsp. acidocaldarius Tc-4-1 genomic stretch:
- a CDS encoding nitroreductase family protein gives MEVLEAIRGRRHIKQFKPDPIDEATWMSWLQEATNAPNHKMTEPWEIIVVGPEARMNLRHGANFGDAPVVLAVLSKRGASQIERDENLMAVACFLENLSLIAEAHGAGIRWTSIGWQEHARQVLGVSDEYDIANIIGLGYPEEVPPAKPRTPIAEKIRRVP, from the coding sequence ATGGAGGTTTTGGAGGCGATTCGGGGGCGCCGGCACATCAAGCAGTTCAAGCCGGATCCTATCGATGAAGCGACGTGGATGAGTTGGTTGCAGGAGGCGACGAACGCGCCGAACCACAAGATGACCGAGCCCTGGGAGATCATCGTCGTCGGGCCGGAAGCGAGGATGAATCTGCGCCACGGCGCGAACTTTGGCGATGCGCCGGTCGTCCTCGCGGTACTCAGCAAGCGGGGCGCTTCGCAAATCGAGCGCGATGAGAACCTGATGGCCGTCGCGTGCTTCCTTGAAAACTTGAGCCTCATCGCGGAGGCTCACGGCGCGGGCATCCGCTGGACATCCATCGGTTGGCAGGAGCACGCGCGCCAGGTGCTCGGTGTGTCGGACGAGTACGACATTGCGAACATCATCGGGTTGGGCTATCCGGAGGAAGTGCCGCCCGCAAAGCCGCGCACGCCCATCGCCGAGAAGATTCGGCGGGTGCCGTGA
- the aroA gene encoding 3-phosphoshikimate 1-carboxyvinyltransferase: MADARQAADLEARSPWALGGYRLARVGPVRGPVDADVRVPGSKSVTNRALVIAAMAEGESVLSGILRSDDAYWCIEALRELGVPVEVEGDVVRMTGCGGQFPRSDARVYTGAGGTTARFLTAALAASTGEYEIRGSRRMNERPMGELFRALRALGAEIEPLERPDTLPIRLRARGLAGGEVAMSGAQSSQFVSGVLIAAPYARAPVSVRIVDHIVQHAYVHITLDMMRAFGATCAAADDLAVISVEPGGYRGRSCDIEADASTACYFFAAAAVTGGRVRVTNLTRDTRQPDVHFIDVLAKMGCQVESSPAGIEVRGPEKLRGGFSVSMKEMSDQTLTLAFLAPFADGPIEITGVGHIRHHESDRIRVIVESLARVGVRAEEREDGVVVYPGAPQPAVLPSYDDHRVAMALSVLALRAEGIEIEDPGCVSKTCPTFFHHLREMGVLVDLVP, translated from the coding sequence ATGGCGGACGCGAGGCAGGCGGCGGATCTGGAGGCGAGATCGCCCTGGGCGCTCGGGGGATACAGGCTCGCGCGGGTGGGGCCTGTGCGCGGCCCGGTGGACGCGGACGTGCGCGTGCCGGGATCGAAGAGCGTGACCAACCGGGCGCTCGTCATCGCCGCTATGGCGGAGGGCGAGTCGGTGTTGTCGGGCATCCTGCGAAGCGACGACGCGTATTGGTGCATCGAGGCGCTGCGCGAGCTCGGCGTCCCGGTTGAGGTGGAGGGAGACGTCGTGCGCATGACCGGCTGCGGCGGGCAGTTTCCGCGAAGTGACGCGCGCGTCTACACCGGCGCGGGCGGCACGACGGCGAGGTTTCTCACGGCCGCGCTCGCAGCCTCAACGGGCGAGTATGAAATCCGCGGTAGCAGGCGGATGAACGAGCGGCCGATGGGCGAGCTGTTTCGGGCCCTGCGGGCGCTTGGGGCCGAAATCGAGCCGCTGGAGCGCCCGGACACGCTGCCCATTCGCCTCAGGGCTCGAGGGCTCGCAGGCGGAGAGGTCGCGATGTCGGGCGCGCAATCGTCCCAGTTTGTGAGCGGGGTGCTCATCGCGGCGCCCTACGCGCGCGCGCCGGTGAGCGTGCGCATCGTGGATCACATTGTCCAGCACGCCTACGTCCACATCACGCTCGACATGATGCGGGCGTTCGGCGCGACGTGCGCGGCTGCGGACGATCTCGCCGTCATCTCGGTCGAGCCGGGTGGCTACCGCGGCCGCTCCTGCGATATCGAGGCGGACGCGTCCACGGCCTGCTACTTCTTCGCCGCCGCGGCTGTGACGGGCGGCCGCGTGCGCGTGACGAATCTCACGCGCGACACGCGCCAGCCCGACGTTCACTTCATCGACGTGCTCGCGAAGATGGGATGTCAGGTGGAGTCGTCACCTGCGGGCATCGAGGTCAGAGGCCCCGAGAAGCTTCGCGGCGGTTTCTCCGTCAGCATGAAGGAGATGTCGGATCAGACCCTGACGCTCGCGTTCCTCGCGCCGTTTGCGGACGGGCCGATTGAAATCACCGGCGTGGGTCATATCCGGCATCACGAGTCGGACCGCATCCGGGTCATCGTCGAGAGCCTCGCGCGCGTGGGCGTCCGCGCCGAAGAGCGGGAAGACGGCGTCGTCGTGTACCCGGGCGCGCCCCAGCCCGCGGTGCTTCCGTCCTACGACGACCACCGCGTGGCCATGGCGCTTTCGGTGCTCGCGCTGCGCGCGGAGGGCATTGAAATTGAGGATCCGGGCTGCGTGTCAAAGACGTGCCCAACGTTTTTCCATCACTTGCGCGAGATGGGCGTTTTGGTCGATCTCGTCCCATGA
- a CDS encoding efflux RND transporter permease subunit, with protein sequence MQLAKFSIRRPVTITMLMIALVAVGVFALLHLPEELFPKLNLPVAAVVTSCNGASPEEVEKQISHPLEQALEGLSGVNLIESQSTAGSSLVIVEFNYGVNLDEELNQMRSLVNRVQPELPSDATTPLVQQFDPNSLPIMRIAVYGSKGVSLQTVSDAATNVVEPAIERLNGVAGVQEAGGLVRQITVEVDPDKLKTYHLSIEQVVNAIAANNLSADAGQVQKGNLLIPLHVNGEIGSASQLGDLEIPLPLRGDVRLKDIAQIEDGHAPVELVSTVNDAPAVTLSISQASDANIVQVSNGVWQALPSIEAQLPPGVHLEVLTDDAQPVRDTIHTVVNHTVLGFIFGILVILLILRSVRSTIVVAVAIPIATLSTFALMAAAGLSINSITLGSLAVGLGSLVDFSIVVLESIFRSRQRGLRPMEAAVIGTEEVGLAVFVAACAQISVFAPSIFVPGIAGQFFKPLSLTVSFSHVAALFVALTFTPMLASRLLRGRRFDEPDRLPGRDAPMRWYAPFDWSARFMHGLTELYRRLLAFSLSHRKTIFTVTALMFVASVAMVPKIGFELVPNVGEDEMTVSVQTPPGTSLAATEKVTKRVEVLARAHLHGIQQIDAQIGGNSYAALPATNQATLTVRFENAVSSQAVETMTSQFNQLAQSISGATVTAAAASANGSSGPASDQISVEIQGPDVAELTRLANQVAAAMHRVHGLEDIQNGATAAMPNVTLTLDPSSLAEYGLTAQAVESVLKADVGGQIASTYDVNGNTYNIVVELPPSYAQNLNHLQDLTVENQAGQMVPVTKLGTVSNGSEPPSITHINGVRTVEVTATPYGITQGRAQLELVKQLKSIRVPEGYSVGFGQGGAFLRQTMFDMLWAFLFSVALLYMLMASLFESLLTPFVIMFSLPPTFIGAALGLTLTHRSLNVDSAIGVIMVMGLVANNAIVLVDYANRLRREGKPLREALMEAGPVRLRPILMSTATTVLAMLPLVIGYGKGAETLASMATVIAFGLTFSTLVTLLLVPAVYMAIAGKRDEQTEAAPARHAP encoded by the coding sequence GTGCAACTTGCCAAATTCTCCATTCGCCGCCCCGTCACCATCACCATGCTCATGATTGCGCTCGTCGCGGTCGGCGTCTTTGCGCTCCTCCACCTGCCGGAAGAGCTGTTTCCGAAGCTGAACCTGCCCGTGGCAGCGGTGGTCACATCGTGTAACGGCGCCTCGCCGGAAGAAGTGGAAAAACAGATTTCCCACCCGCTCGAGCAGGCGCTCGAGGGGCTCTCGGGCGTGAACCTCATTGAGTCGCAATCGACGGCCGGAAGTTCGCTCGTGATTGTGGAATTCAACTACGGCGTCAATCTGGACGAGGAACTGAACCAGATGCGCAGCCTCGTGAACCGGGTTCAGCCGGAACTCCCGTCCGACGCCACGACGCCGCTTGTGCAGCAGTTCGACCCCAACAGCCTGCCCATCATGCGCATTGCCGTGTACGGATCGAAGGGCGTTTCCCTGCAGACCGTGTCCGACGCGGCGACCAACGTCGTAGAGCCGGCCATTGAGCGGCTGAACGGCGTTGCGGGCGTCCAGGAGGCGGGCGGGCTCGTGCGCCAGATCACCGTCGAGGTGGATCCGGACAAGCTGAAGACGTACCATCTGAGCATCGAGCAGGTGGTGAATGCCATCGCCGCCAACAACCTCTCGGCGGACGCCGGGCAGGTCCAAAAGGGCAATCTCCTCATCCCCCTCCATGTGAACGGGGAGATTGGATCCGCATCTCAACTTGGAGATCTCGAGATTCCGTTGCCTCTGCGCGGCGACGTCAGGCTCAAGGACATCGCTCAGATTGAGGACGGCCATGCGCCCGTCGAACTCGTGAGCACGGTGAACGACGCGCCGGCCGTGACCCTGTCCATTTCGCAGGCGTCCGACGCCAACATCGTGCAAGTCTCAAACGGCGTGTGGCAGGCGCTCCCGTCCATTGAAGCGCAGCTGCCGCCCGGCGTGCACCTGGAGGTGCTCACGGACGACGCACAGCCCGTTCGCGACACCATCCACACCGTGGTCAACCACACGGTGCTCGGGTTCATCTTCGGGATCCTGGTCATCCTGCTGATTCTGCGCAGCGTTCGCTCCACCATCGTGGTGGCAGTGGCCATCCCCATCGCCACGCTGTCGACCTTCGCGCTCATGGCCGCTGCCGGGCTCTCCATCAACTCCATCACGCTGGGATCGCTCGCGGTGGGCCTCGGCTCGCTCGTCGACTTTTCCATCGTCGTGCTGGAGTCCATCTTCCGGTCTCGCCAGCGCGGCCTCCGCCCGATGGAAGCTGCCGTGATCGGCACCGAAGAGGTGGGCCTGGCCGTATTCGTGGCCGCGTGCGCGCAGATCAGCGTCTTTGCGCCGTCCATCTTCGTACCGGGCATCGCCGGGCAGTTTTTCAAGCCGCTGTCGCTCACGGTCTCGTTTTCACACGTGGCCGCGCTGTTCGTGGCGCTCACCTTCACGCCGATGCTCGCGTCGCGGCTTCTCAGGGGCCGGCGGTTCGACGAGCCGGATCGCCTGCCGGGTCGAGACGCGCCCATGCGCTGGTACGCACCGTTTGACTGGTCCGCGCGCTTCATGCACGGGCTGACGGAACTGTACCGCCGCCTGCTCGCCTTCAGCCTGTCGCACCGGAAGACGATTTTCACCGTTACGGCCCTCATGTTCGTGGCGAGTGTGGCCATGGTGCCGAAGATCGGTTTTGAATTGGTGCCGAACGTGGGCGAAGACGAGATGACGGTGAGCGTGCAGACGCCACCCGGCACCTCGCTCGCGGCGACGGAGAAGGTGACGAAGCGCGTGGAGGTGCTCGCCCGCGCGCATCTCCACGGGATTCAACAAATCGACGCGCAGATCGGCGGCAACTCTTACGCCGCGCTGCCTGCCACCAACCAGGCTACGCTCACCGTGCGGTTCGAGAATGCCGTCTCGAGCCAAGCGGTTGAAACGATGACGTCGCAGTTCAATCAGCTTGCCCAATCCATTTCGGGCGCCACGGTCACCGCGGCTGCGGCGTCCGCCAATGGCTCAAGCGGTCCGGCGTCGGATCAGATATCGGTGGAGATTCAAGGGCCTGACGTCGCCGAATTGACGCGGCTCGCGAATCAGGTGGCGGCGGCCATGCACCGAGTGCACGGCCTAGAGGACATCCAAAATGGCGCCACGGCGGCCATGCCCAACGTCACGTTGACGCTGGATCCGTCCTCGCTCGCGGAATACGGACTCACAGCGCAAGCCGTGGAGAGCGTGCTGAAGGCGGACGTCGGCGGGCAAATCGCCTCGACATACGACGTGAACGGCAACACCTACAATATCGTCGTCGAACTGCCGCCGAGCTATGCGCAGAACCTGAACCACCTGCAGGATCTGACGGTGGAGAATCAGGCGGGGCAGATGGTCCCGGTCACGAAGCTCGGCACCGTCTCGAACGGCTCGGAGCCGCCGAGCATCACGCACATCAACGGGGTTCGAACCGTCGAGGTGACCGCGACGCCGTACGGCATCACGCAGGGCCGCGCGCAGCTGGAACTCGTCAAGCAGCTGAAATCGATTCGCGTTCCCGAAGGGTACAGTGTGGGGTTCGGCCAAGGCGGGGCCTTCCTCCGCCAGACGATGTTCGACATGCTGTGGGCGTTCCTGTTCTCCGTGGCACTTTTGTACATGCTCATGGCGAGCCTATTCGAGTCCCTGCTGACGCCGTTTGTCATCATGTTCTCGCTGCCGCCGACCTTCATCGGCGCGGCGCTCGGACTCACGCTCACGCACCGATCGCTCAACGTGGACTCGGCCATTGGCGTGATCATGGTGATGGGCCTCGTCGCGAACAACGCGATTGTGCTGGTGGACTACGCCAACCGGCTGCGCCGAGAAGGCAAGCCTCTGCGCGAAGCGCTCATGGAAGCTGGGCCCGTTCGACTGCGCCCCATCCTCATGAGCACGGCGACGACGGTGCTCGCCATGCTTCCGCTCGTGATTGGCTACGGAAAAGGCGCGGAGACGCTCGCGTCCATGGCCACGGTCATCGCGTTTGGACTGACGTTCTCCACCCTGGTCACGCTGCTTTTGGTGCCCGCGGTATATATGGCCATCGCAGGCAAGCGCGACGAACAAACGGAGGCTGCCCCGGCGCGCCATGCGCCGTGA
- a CDS encoding ABC transporter permease encodes MTLWRVVQNEWMKLVRRRRLAVVVALALCLVGMLALGEHHEKQIYSRVPTQAVSADWKANAKTDLAAAQAQLSLLERQSPTSAGAAQALASLQQRVQEDRYRLAHDVGPISPNLLNGWAETSQFVGAATKTFIPLLVVILVGDMVAGEMTQGTIKLLVVRPVRRRTLLFGKWLVSVASSAALSFLLCFAFLGVALAIDGPQGAMQPEWLNVHVRFFTQPGALQSTPVALYDHAVVWPMWHAFLLQSALVAGAMMAVASIAFTCSVLFPSAMVSTSAAMGSIIIGFVVAAMARGQSWVRMLFTTHLSLYGDLAGGTAFTVGSPVTLAQGVAVLLVWTVVLLAAAFLRFGRQDILNA; translated from the coding sequence ATGACGCTCTGGCGCGTCGTGCAAAACGAATGGATGAAGCTCGTGCGCCGCAGGCGGCTCGCCGTCGTGGTGGCGCTCGCCCTATGCCTCGTGGGGATGCTTGCGCTCGGGGAGCATCATGAGAAGCAAATTTACAGCCGCGTGCCGACCCAGGCGGTATCCGCCGACTGGAAGGCGAACGCCAAGACCGATCTTGCAGCCGCGCAGGCGCAGCTCAGCCTGCTCGAACGCCAGTCCCCCACCTCCGCCGGCGCGGCTCAGGCGCTGGCATCCCTCCAGCAGCGCGTACAGGAGGATCGTTACCGCCTGGCGCATGACGTCGGGCCCATCTCGCCTAACCTGTTGAACGGGTGGGCAGAGACGAGTCAGTTTGTGGGCGCCGCCACGAAGACGTTCATCCCGCTGCTCGTCGTAATCCTCGTCGGCGACATGGTGGCCGGCGAAATGACCCAGGGGACCATCAAGCTGCTGGTGGTGCGGCCCGTGCGCCGGCGCACGCTGCTCTTTGGCAAATGGCTCGTCTCCGTGGCGTCGTCCGCCGCGCTGTCCTTTCTGCTCTGTTTCGCGTTTTTGGGTGTCGCCCTGGCCATCGACGGCCCTCAGGGCGCGATGCAGCCCGAGTGGCTCAACGTCCACGTGCGATTCTTCACGCAGCCGGGTGCCCTTCAATCCACGCCCGTCGCGCTTTACGATCACGCCGTGGTCTGGCCGATGTGGCATGCATTTTTGCTGCAGAGCGCGCTCGTGGCGGGCGCCATGATGGCGGTGGCCTCCATTGCCTTCACCTGCTCCGTCCTCTTTCCATCCGCGATGGTGAGCACGTCGGCGGCCATGGGTTCCATCATCATCGGCTTCGTGGTGGCCGCCATGGCGCGCGGCCAATCCTGGGTGAGAATGCTTTTCACCACCCATCTCAGCCTGTATGGCGATCTCGCCGGTGGCACCGCCTTTACCGTCGGCTCTCCGGTCACGCTCGCCCAGGGCGTCGCGGTTCTCCTCGTCTGGACCGTGGTGCTTCTGGCCGCGGCCTTTCTCCGGTTCGGCCGCCAGGACATTCTGAATGCCTGA
- a CDS encoding ABC transporter ATP-binding protein produces the protein MNVLQLFDVTKRIGRREIVRQLNMSVRAGEVYGFLGPNGAGKTTTIRMIVGLIRPTRGAIQVCGHDVERDPVSAKRYLGAIVENPEMYGYLTGRQNLLHYARLAGVDRVQERIERVAKRVGLQDRIDDKVKRYSLGMRQRLGVAQALIADPKLLVLDEPTNGLDPAGIREFRELIRTLAAEGLAVFVSSHLLSEVEQMCDRVAVLQQGRIIAEASVAELRAGAGSLRLRVSRWDEATEWLRARGFEVEGSDAKLVVHHLDDARVAKLLRDLVGAGFDVYEAARTGGLEQSFLALTGAESGGDAP, from the coding sequence ATGAACGTGTTGCAACTGTTTGACGTCACCAAACGCATCGGGCGCCGCGAGATCGTCCGCCAGCTGAATATGAGCGTGCGCGCGGGCGAAGTGTACGGCTTCCTCGGGCCGAACGGCGCTGGCAAGACCACGACCATCCGCATGATTGTCGGGCTCATACGGCCCACGCGCGGCGCCATCCAGGTGTGCGGTCACGACGTCGAGCGCGATCCCGTCAGCGCAAAGCGATACCTCGGCGCCATCGTCGAAAATCCCGAGATGTACGGGTATCTGACCGGCCGCCAGAACCTGCTCCACTACGCGCGGCTGGCCGGGGTCGATCGCGTCCAGGAGCGCATCGAGCGCGTGGCCAAACGCGTCGGGCTCCAGGATCGCATTGACGACAAGGTCAAGCGGTATTCGCTCGGCATGCGGCAACGCCTCGGCGTCGCCCAGGCTCTGATTGCCGATCCGAAGCTGCTCGTGCTCGACGAGCCCACGAATGGGCTCGATCCGGCCGGCATTCGCGAGTTCCGCGAACTCATCCGCACCCTCGCCGCCGAAGGCTTGGCCGTCTTCGTCTCCAGCCACCTGCTCTCGGAGGTCGAGCAGATGTGCGATCGCGTCGCCGTGCTGCAACAGGGCAGGATCATCGCCGAGGCGAGCGTGGCGGAGCTTCGCGCAGGGGCTGGCTCCCTGCGCCTGCGCGTCTCGCGGTGGGACGAGGCGACCGAATGGCTCCGGGCGCGCGGATTTGAAGTCGAAGGAAGCGACGCCAAGCTCGTCGTCCACCATCTTGACGACGCCCGTGTCGCGAAGCTCCTTCGCGATCTCGTCGGAGCCGGGTTCGACGTCTATGAAGCGGCGCGCACCGGTGGACTGGAGCAATCGTTTCTCGCGCTCACAGGCGCAGAGTCGGGAGGGGATGCGCCATGA
- a CDS encoding ABC transporter ATP-binding protein: MEAVLSVRDLSKRIGKNTALSAATLSAGEGSVHAVLGANGSGKTTLLRVIAGLYRPDEGEIAWRGARIAPWDQPEWRAAMALVDPVISLPTRFRLSDWARFAARVYPRFDAHRFRGLVRSLELPTDERIRRFSPGMRMQAKLALALAMRPRLLLLDEPTTGLDPVVQRQIWQWLLGEAADAGTTILVATHDLDAMERLADSATVMFKGRSIWSGQLEDAKERFVKISVRPEGKQALDAGGCALTWERDSGDRWSAMVERNALPHLMAKLRDAGAEPAVVQERLPLEEWFRWLMRKEGYARDTDGTA; encoded by the coding sequence ATGGAGGCCGTCCTCTCGGTCCGCGATTTGTCCAAGCGCATCGGGAAGAATACGGCACTTTCGGCCGCCACGCTCTCGGCGGGCGAGGGCTCTGTCCACGCGGTCTTGGGCGCCAACGGCTCCGGCAAGACCACGCTTCTGCGCGTCATTGCGGGGCTGTACAGGCCGGACGAAGGGGAAATAGCCTGGAGGGGCGCTCGCATTGCGCCCTGGGACCAACCCGAGTGGCGCGCGGCGATGGCACTCGTGGACCCTGTCATCTCGCTGCCAACGCGCTTCCGTCTGAGCGACTGGGCCCGATTTGCGGCGCGCGTGTACCCCCGCTTTGACGCTCATCGGTTTCGCGGGCTGGTGAGAAGCCTCGAACTGCCGACGGACGAGCGCATCCGACGCTTTTCCCCGGGAATGCGCATGCAGGCCAAACTCGCCCTCGCGCTCGCCATGCGGCCGCGCCTCCTCCTGCTCGACGAACCGACCACGGGACTCGATCCGGTCGTGCAAAGGCAGATCTGGCAGTGGCTGCTCGGCGAGGCAGCCGACGCGGGCACCACGATTCTTGTGGCCACGCACGATCTCGACGCCATGGAGCGGCTCGCGGACAGCGCCACGGTGATGTTCAAAGGGCGGTCGATTTGGTCGGGCCAACTGGAAGACGCGAAGGAGCGGTTCGTCAAAATCTCAGTGCGGCCAGAGGGCAAGCAGGCACTCGACGCTGGAGGATGTGCACTCACCTGGGAGCGGGATAGCGGAGACCGATGGAGCGCCATGGTGGAGCGAAACGCCCTCCCACATCTCATGGCGAAGTTGCGCGACGCCGGCGCCGAGCCCGCCGTGGTGCAGGAACGCCTGCCGCTCGAGGAGTGGTTCCGCTGGCTCATGCGAAAGGAGGGATACGCGCGTGACACGGATGGGACCGCGTAG
- a CDS encoding GntR family transcriptional regulator: MAVWLQVDPRSPTPVYQQIVDGIKGAVAAGWLKPGDRLPSVRDLAVSLAINHNTVAKAYQELERSRVIEVVRGRGTFVASPGQRPPDVEERIEKLRDSLRLAWIEAYHLGLAEDEFERMFRQARDAARGAEGKEEM, translated from the coding sequence ATGGCCGTGTGGCTTCAGGTGGACCCCCGGTCTCCCACGCCGGTCTATCAGCAGATTGTGGACGGCATCAAAGGGGCGGTGGCAGCTGGCTGGCTGAAGCCCGGCGATCGCCTGCCCTCCGTGCGGGATCTCGCTGTCTCCCTCGCCATCAACCACAACACCGTCGCGAAGGCGTATCAGGAGCTCGAGCGAAGCCGCGTGATCGAGGTCGTCCGAGGCCGGGGCACGTTCGTGGCGAGCCCAGGGCAGAGGCCGCCCGATGTCGAGGAGCGCATCGAAAAACTCCGCGACTCCCTGCGGCTCGCGTGGATTGAGGCCTACCACCTGGGCCTCGCGGAAGACGAGTTCGAGCGGATGTTTCGCCAGGCGCGTGACGCCGCGCGCGGAGCCGAAGGAAAGGAGGAGATGTGA
- the rnz gene encoding ribonuclease Z has translation MELIFLGTGAGAPSRRRNVTAIALRLTREDSTVWLFDCGEATQHRMFDAPFGPNRVDRVFITHLHGDHIFGLPGLLSTRSFPENVGPLQLYGPAGIRAFVRATLDLSQTHLSYAIQFHEWTSPEPEPFREGLYTVRAALLDHAIPSYGYRIEEAPFPGRLHAEQLRAEGLQPSPLWARLKAGEDVTLPDGRRLRAADFVDPAEPGRVIAILGDTRPCKAAVELARGADCLVHEATFLDRHAHLASAFFHSTARQAAEIAREAGAKCLILTHLSARYERTEEDEFLAEARAVFPNTLLAHDGMIYDIPRSKWDA, from the coding sequence ATGGAGCTCATCTTTCTCGGCACGGGCGCCGGGGCCCCTTCCCGGCGCCGCAACGTGACCGCCATCGCGCTTCGCCTGACCCGGGAGGACAGCACCGTATGGCTGTTCGACTGCGGCGAAGCGACGCAGCACCGCATGTTCGACGCGCCGTTCGGCCCCAACCGGGTCGATCGCGTCTTCATCACACACCTCCACGGCGATCACATCTTCGGCCTTCCGGGGCTCCTCAGCACGCGGTCGTTTCCAGAGAACGTCGGACCGTTGCAGCTCTACGGCCCAGCCGGTATCCGAGCGTTCGTCCGCGCCACCCTCGATCTGAGTCAGACGCACCTCAGCTACGCGATCCAATTTCATGAGTGGACGTCACCCGAGCCCGAGCCCTTCCGCGAAGGGCTGTATACCGTGCGCGCGGCACTCCTCGATCACGCCATACCCTCCTACGGCTACCGAATTGAAGAGGCGCCCTTCCCCGGCCGCCTCCATGCGGAGCAGCTCCGCGCGGAGGGCCTTCAACCGAGCCCCCTCTGGGCGCGGCTCAAGGCCGGTGAGGACGTGACCCTCCCCGATGGACGGCGGCTGCGCGCGGCCGATTTCGTCGATCCGGCCGAACCCGGACGCGTCATCGCCATCCTCGGCGACACGAGGCCATGTAAGGCCGCGGTGGAACTGGCGCGCGGCGCCGACTGTCTCGTGCACGAAGCAACGTTCCTGGATCGACATGCGCATCTCGCCTCGGCCTTCTTCCACAGCACGGCGCGCCAAGCCGCCGAGATCGCGCGGGAGGCAGGGGCCAAGTGCCTCATCCTCACGCATCTGAGCGCGCGCTACGAGCGGACCGAGGAGGACGAGTTCCTCGCGGAGGCCCGAGCCGTTTTCCCCAACACGCTGCTCGCGCACGACGGCATGATCTACGACATTCCGCGGAGTAAGTGGGACGCCTGA
- a CDS encoding MFS transporter has product MSAQPDVAQEFDHAESNILRQPAPVWAVAFACVVAFMGLGLVDPILPAISAQLHATKAQTELLFTSYMLVTGCMMVFTGFISTRIGPKYTLLCGLALIIVFSFLAGRSNSVGQIVGFRGGWGLGNAMFIATALSVIVSAARGTAASAIILYEAALGLGISVGPLLGGTLGEHSWRYPFYGVAMLMAIGFVAVLLFLRGVPKPAHRASIAAPFRALGHLSLLTLGLTSLFYNFGFFTLLGYGPYPLHMSAIGIGYTYFGWGILLAVTSVFVAPWLAEKFGILPVMYTILALFALDLLVMGLSVHSRLTLVICIILAGAFLGVNNTVITTAVMQAAPVERPTASAAYSFVRFVGGAVAPWLAGKLSDAVGPAMPFFIGCLGVVVAIMVLWMGRNHLRHIQYVAH; this is encoded by the coding sequence GTGTCCGCGCAACCCGATGTCGCACAGGAGTTCGATCACGCGGAGTCGAACATCCTGCGGCAGCCTGCGCCCGTCTGGGCCGTCGCCTTTGCCTGCGTGGTAGCCTTCATGGGGCTTGGGCTGGTTGATCCGATTTTACCCGCGATCTCGGCGCAACTCCACGCCACCAAGGCCCAGACGGAGCTCCTCTTTACGAGCTATATGCTTGTCACCGGCTGCATGATGGTGTTCACCGGATTCATTTCGACCCGCATTGGCCCGAAGTACACGCTGCTCTGCGGCCTCGCGCTGATCATCGTCTTTTCCTTCCTCGCCGGTCGGTCGAACAGCGTCGGCCAAATCGTCGGCTTCCGCGGCGGCTGGGGCCTCGGCAACGCCATGTTCATCGCCACCGCGCTTTCCGTCATCGTGTCGGCCGCGAGAGGCACCGCGGCGAGCGCTATCATCCTGTACGAGGCCGCTCTCGGGCTTGGCATCTCCGTGGGGCCCCTCCTCGGCGGGACGCTTGGCGAGCACAGCTGGCGCTATCCGTTCTACGGCGTGGCGATGCTCATGGCCATCGGATTTGTGGCCGTCCTGCTCTTTCTCCGCGGCGTGCCCAAGCCTGCGCACCGCGCCTCCATCGCGGCGCCGTTTCGGGCGCTCGGGCACCTCAGCCTGTTGACGCTCGGGTTGACGAGCCTGTTTTACAACTTCGGCTTCTTCACGCTGCTCGGCTACGGCCCGTATCCGCTGCACATGTCCGCCATCGGCATCGGCTACACGTATTTCGGATGGGGCATCCTGCTCGCCGTCACGTCGGTCTTCGTCGCTCCGTGGCTGGCAGAGAAGTTCGGCATCCTGCCGGTCATGTACACCATCCTCGCGCTGTTCGCCCTGGACCTCTTGGTTATGGGCCTGAGCGTGCACTCGCGGCTGACGCTCGTCATCTGCATCATCCTCGCCGGCGCCTTCCTCGGCGTCAACAACACGGTCATCACGACCGCGGTCATGCAGGCGGCCCCCGTCGAGCGGCCCACCGCATCCGCCGCATACAGCTTCGTCCGCTTCGTGGGCGGCGCGGTTGCCCCCTGGCTGGCGGGGAAGCTCAGCGATGCGGTCGGACCCGCCATGCCGTTTTTCATCGGATGCCTAGGCGTCGTGGTGGCCATCATGGTACTGTGGATGGGACGAAACCATCTGCGCCACATCCAATACGTGGCCCACTGA